The uncultured Desulfobulbus sp. genome window below encodes:
- a CDS encoding AAA family ATPase produces MESHIIALANQKGGVGKTTTALNLAAVLASKGKKVLLVDSDPQGNASSGVGVFKSSTDKNIYSCYSGTQEAADCIQPTNVKNLSVLPASMDLVGVEVELISQDNREKRLKSVLRPVRDLFEYVFIDCPPSLGMLTLNSLTAADSVLIPLQCEYFAMEGLAQLISTIRKVKKTLNRDLFIEGLLLTMYDKRNRLTHSVASEIQRHFGEQVYKTVIPRNVRLSESPSHGQTIIEYDASCPGAKAYKQLGTEFLKRANGRV; encoded by the coding sequence GTGGAATCACACATTATCGCTTTAGCCAACCAAAAGGGTGGCGTCGGGAAAACCACAACTGCGTTGAACCTCGCTGCCGTTCTGGCGAGCAAAGGGAAAAAGGTGCTGCTGGTCGATTCTGATCCCCAGGGGAATGCTTCCAGCGGTGTGGGCGTGTTCAAGTCGAGCACGGATAAAAATATCTACAGTTGCTATTCCGGTACCCAGGAAGCCGCGGATTGCATCCAGCCTACCAATGTTAAAAATCTTTCGGTCTTACCTGCCTCCATGGATCTGGTGGGCGTAGAGGTTGAGCTGATCAGCCAAGACAACAGAGAGAAACGGCTCAAGTCAGTTTTGCGTCCGGTGCGTGACTTGTTTGAGTATGTCTTCATCGACTGCCCGCCTTCGTTGGGGATGCTGACGCTTAACAGTCTCACTGCGGCGGATTCGGTTTTGATTCCACTGCAGTGTGAATATTTCGCAATGGAAGGTTTGGCCCAGCTGATTTCTACGATTCGCAAGGTGAAAAAAACGTTAAATAGGGATCTCTTTATCGAAGGGCTCTTGCTGACCATGTACGATAAGCGCAACCGACTCACCCATTCCGTGGCCAGCGAGATTCAGCGACACTTTGGCGAGCAGGTGTACAAGACGGTGATCCCTCGAAATGTACGTCTCAGCGAAAGCCCCAGCCATGGACAGACCATTATTGAGTACGATGCCAGCTGTCCTGGGGCTAAGGCCTACAAGCAACTGGGGACCGAATTTCTCAAACGAGCTAATGGGAGAGTATAA
- a CDS encoding insulinase family protein, translated as MTTFSLGSTYHGFTLDRVSFVEEVNSTVYLFTHAVLGCQAVAMKNQDPNKTFCAAFRTVPEDSTGVAHILEHSVLMGSQKYPVKDVFGEINKGGLMTFLNAMTGSDTTWYPFATRNEKEYFNIMDVYCDVVFNPLLLQSTFEQEGWHYHLENEEDKLQHMGVVFNEMKGAFSDPIRSLFHHIYQGLMPESTYAHESGGDPKRIPDLSYEQFVEFHRSHYHPSNATLFFYGDADLEKELAFVQDRFLAQFDGPVDKAEIKPGKDVSAPVSLEDTYPVQPGSPTEQRTFLAISSAIGTITDRKLNTAFQIIANILFNSDGSPLKKAVFNSGVCKDFGGLFLANSSIKSLIITYLVGTDAEKRDHFLAMYKATLTRMVDQGLDHELMLSELNKYEFSVREEMNKAQRGLDLIGKSLPAMKGGMSPFDVLEIDDLLAQIRREALEEGYFEELIRAYLLDNPATVTVTLAPDPEKMAQNVLEEQQRLEAFNASLDDAGRKQLVKRTQELMALQAEANTVDDLRKLPRLGLDDLDKHPPFHEVKPTTLGEVELLVNDLETNGICYLDIGFDCSTLPLEVLPYLDLFATIVTEIGTVNKDYMQFAKAINICTGDFSHSFQAYSQMGDRDTVRPILWLHVKALSSYLEQAIELVTEVLTSVDFSDEHHLEEILQREFAWAEHSVQSEGYSLAATRAFSHLSQAGRLNEQVHGVTAYLHLKQLAADYVNGEAKLHAALRQICDQLFVRQGMVISVTADDKDIVRVQHAGLGLVKALPQGGLPAATLNFPPVPKRQGLATSAEVVYNIQTCTLFPDVSVYNGSFEVLRTWMSRDYLWNTVRQMGGAYGCFIQFNHLTGNFGMISYRDPQVKKTYDAYEALPQVIGGLDLSPESMQQLVVGAYGTANPHQGPAAKGATARNNYLAGVTREFRQQRVEEIVRTGVDDLRGFAPHFARLQEERNRVTVGNGDKIQQDKALFDEVLNL; from the coding sequence ATGACCACATTTTCCCTTGGCTCGACGTATCACGGTTTCACCCTGGATCGCGTTTCTTTTGTCGAGGAAGTAAACTCGACAGTCTATCTCTTCACCCATGCGGTGCTCGGTTGCCAGGCCGTTGCCATGAAGAATCAGGACCCCAACAAAACGTTTTGTGCTGCGTTTCGCACTGTCCCTGAGGATTCCACCGGCGTGGCCCACATTCTTGAACATTCGGTGCTGATGGGCTCTCAGAAATATCCGGTCAAGGATGTCTTTGGCGAGATCAACAAGGGCGGCCTCATGACCTTCCTCAACGCCATGACCGGCTCTGATACGACCTGGTATCCCTTTGCAACCAGAAACGAGAAAGAGTACTTCAACATCATGGATGTCTACTGTGATGTGGTCTTCAATCCGCTGCTGCTTCAGTCCACCTTTGAGCAGGAAGGCTGGCACTACCACCTGGAAAACGAGGAGGATAAGCTGCAGCACATGGGGGTGGTCTTTAACGAGATGAAGGGGGCCTTCTCCGATCCGATCCGTTCGCTCTTCCATCACATCTATCAGGGGCTGATGCCGGAATCGACCTATGCCCATGAGTCCGGTGGTGATCCCAAACGTATTCCTGATTTGAGCTATGAGCAGTTTGTCGAGTTTCACCGCTCCCATTATCACCCCTCAAATGCCACCCTCTTTTTTTATGGTGATGCGGATCTGGAAAAGGAGCTGGCCTTTGTGCAGGATCGTTTCCTCGCTCAGTTTGATGGCCCGGTGGACAAGGCTGAGATTAAACCTGGCAAGGACGTGTCTGCTCCCGTGTCTCTTGAGGACACCTATCCCGTTCAGCCGGGCAGTCCCACGGAACAGCGGACCTTTCTGGCTATCAGTTCCGCCATTGGCACCATCACCGATCGTAAGCTCAACACGGCCTTTCAGATTATTGCCAATATTCTCTTTAACTCGGATGGCTCACCGCTGAAAAAGGCCGTGTTTAACTCGGGGGTCTGTAAGGACTTTGGTGGACTTTTTCTGGCCAACTCCAGCATCAAAAGTCTGATCATTACCTACCTCGTCGGGACAGACGCCGAGAAGCGTGACCACTTCCTGGCCATGTACAAGGCCACTTTGACCCGCATGGTTGACCAGGGGCTGGATCATGAGCTGATGCTCTCGGAATTGAACAAATATGAGTTTTCGGTTCGGGAAGAGATGAACAAGGCCCAGCGTGGTCTGGATTTGATCGGGAAATCCCTGCCAGCAATGAAGGGAGGGATGAGTCCCTTTGATGTGCTGGAGATCGATGACCTGCTGGCCCAGATTCGTCGCGAGGCACTTGAAGAGGGCTATTTTGAAGAGCTGATTCGCGCCTACCTGCTGGACAACCCGGCCACGGTCACCGTGACCTTGGCACCGGATCCGGAAAAAATGGCTCAGAATGTTCTTGAGGAGCAGCAACGACTGGAGGCTTTTAACGCCTCGTTAGATGACGCAGGCCGTAAGCAACTGGTCAAGCGTACCCAGGAGTTGATGGCCCTGCAGGCAGAAGCCAACACGGTTGATGACCTGCGCAAACTCCCTCGCCTTGGTCTGGACGACCTGGACAAACACCCCCCCTTTCATGAGGTCAAGCCGACCACCCTGGGTGAGGTTGAGTTGCTGGTCAATGACCTGGAGACCAACGGTATCTGCTATCTGGATATCGGCTTTGATTGCTCGACGCTGCCCCTTGAGGTGCTCCCCTACCTGGATCTCTTTGCCACCATCGTCACCGAGATCGGGACGGTCAATAAAGACTACATGCAGTTTGCCAAGGCGATCAACATCTGTACCGGCGACTTCTCGCATTCGTTTCAGGCCTATTCACAAATGGGGGATCGTGACACTGTCCGGCCGATTCTCTGGCTCCATGTCAAGGCGCTGTCCTCCTATCTTGAGCAGGCCATTGAGTTGGTGACCGAGGTTCTGACCTCCGTGGATTTCTCCGACGAGCATCACCTCGAAGAGATTCTTCAGCGGGAGTTTGCCTGGGCGGAACACTCGGTGCAGAGCGAGGGCTATTCACTGGCGGCTACCCGTGCTTTTTCTCACCTCAGTCAGGCCGGTCGTCTCAATGAGCAGGTACATGGCGTGACCGCTTACCTCCATCTGAAACAACTGGCCGCTGACTATGTTAATGGTGAGGCCAAGCTGCATGCAGCCCTGCGGCAGATTTGTGATCAGCTCTTTGTCCGACAGGGGATGGTGATTTCGGTGACTGCCGATGATAAGGACATTGTCCGTGTTCAGCATGCCGGACTTGGCCTGGTCAAAGCCCTGCCGCAAGGGGGGCTGCCAGCCGCAACACTCAATTTTCCACCGGTTCCCAAGCGGCAGGGGCTGGCCACCTCCGCCGAGGTTGTCTATAACATTCAGACATGTACCCTCTTTCCCGATGTCAGCGTCTATAACGGCAGCTTTGAGGTTCTACGAACCTGGATGTCCCGTGACTACCTCTGGAATACAGTCCGCCAGATGGGAGGTGCCTACGGCTGCTTTATTCAGTTCAACCACCTCACCGGTAACTTTGGCATGATCAGTTACCGGGATCCCCAGGTGAAGAAAACCTATGATGCCTATGAGGCCCTGCCTCAGGTGATCGGAGGTTTGGATTTGTCGCCGGAGTCAATGCAACAGTTGGTGGTTGGTGCCTATGGAACAGCCAATCCGCATCAGGGCCCTGCAGCCAAGGGGGCCACAGCGCGGAATAACTATCTGGCCGGTGTCACCAGGGAGTTTCGTCAGCAGCGGGTGGAGGAAATCGTGCGTACGGGCGTGGATGATCTGCGAGGCTTTGCTCCGCATTTTGCACGGCTCCAGGAAGAGCGTAACCGGGTTACCGTTGGTAACGGCGATAAGATTCAGCAGGATAAAGCGTTGTTTGATGAGGTCCTGAATCTATAA
- the ngg gene encoding N-acetylglutaminylglutamine synthetase yields MSKEDCNNPMDPSCMASLKHWGKPIRKKRFATMKREVSVDCGWGRLIFGQTFQDPKRLAETIRKEKWGRRDIAMYMRDPHVVISYAPQELFIDPSLTYRLDFKNYRVPQQEPTGVLVRPIRLSDDEQELNRIYRSWGMLPSYEGFYAKAAKDDAICVLVAIAPDTGAIIGAITGVDHYKAMHDPDNGTSLWALAVDQHCGFARVGETLVRELIMSFMERERSFIDLSVMHTNSEAIALYDKLGFEQVPVYVIKKKNPINEPLFLGPDPEDKLNIYARIITDEARRRGIGVEVLDCENGFFELCLGGRRIVCRESLSELTSAIAMSRCDDKAVTRRLLKKAGIRVPAQKVITSKTEAVDFLGRHKKVVVKPARGEQGAGVFVDLDNRTEVIEAYKKAKKICDKIIMERYVSGEDLRLIVIDYKHVASAVRRPASISGNGLLSVRELIAKQSRRRAAATDGESTIPLDDETCRTIKRQGYSLDDVLPEGQSLMVRKTANLHTGGTIHDVTNQIHPSLIQAAETAAQALQIPVVGFDFLVPDLTGPDYVFIEANERPGLANHEPQPTAERFIDLLFPQTRSFAEAKA; encoded by the coding sequence ATGAGTAAGGAAGACTGTAACAACCCCATGGATCCCTCATGCATGGCCTCTCTCAAACACTGGGGAAAACCGATACGCAAAAAACGGTTCGCCACCATGAAGAGGGAAGTCAGCGTCGACTGTGGATGGGGGCGCCTCATCTTTGGGCAAACCTTTCAAGACCCCAAACGGCTTGCTGAGACTATCCGGAAAGAAAAATGGGGGCGGCGGGATATCGCCATGTACATGCGTGATCCCCATGTGGTGATCTCCTATGCGCCCCAGGAACTGTTTATTGACCCCTCGCTGACCTATCGGCTGGATTTTAAGAATTACCGTGTTCCCCAGCAGGAGCCCACGGGTGTCCTGGTCCGTCCCATTCGTCTCAGCGACGACGAGCAGGAGCTCAACCGCATTTACCGTTCATGGGGCATGCTACCCAGCTACGAGGGATTTTACGCCAAGGCTGCCAAGGATGATGCCATCTGCGTTCTCGTGGCGATAGCCCCGGACACAGGGGCCATTATCGGCGCAATCACCGGAGTGGACCATTACAAAGCCATGCATGACCCGGACAACGGCACCAGCCTCTGGGCCCTGGCTGTGGACCAGCATTGTGGCTTTGCCCGGGTGGGGGAGACCCTGGTACGGGAACTGATTATGTCGTTCATGGAACGGGAACGTAGCTTTATTGATCTCTCGGTGATGCATACCAACAGTGAGGCCATAGCCCTCTACGACAAACTCGGTTTCGAGCAGGTGCCGGTCTATGTGATCAAAAAGAAAAATCCCATCAATGAGCCGCTCTTTCTGGGGCCCGATCCAGAGGACAAACTCAATATCTACGCCCGCATCATCACCGATGAGGCACGCAGACGCGGTATTGGCGTGGAGGTCCTTGACTGCGAAAACGGTTTCTTTGAGCTCTGCCTGGGAGGAAGGCGTATCGTCTGCCGGGAATCCTTGAGCGAGCTGACGTCGGCCATTGCCATGAGCCGCTGCGATGACAAGGCCGTGACCCGGCGCCTACTCAAAAAGGCAGGGATTCGTGTGCCTGCCCAGAAAGTAATCACCTCAAAGACAGAAGCGGTCGATTTTCTTGGCCGCCATAAAAAGGTGGTGGTGAAACCGGCACGCGGCGAACAGGGCGCAGGGGTTTTTGTTGACCTGGACAACAGGACAGAAGTGATCGAGGCGTATAAAAAAGCAAAAAAAATCTGCGATAAGATCATCATGGAGCGGTATGTATCGGGTGAGGATCTGCGCCTGATTGTCATAGACTACAAGCATGTGGCCTCCGCCGTACGCCGCCCAGCCTCCATCAGTGGTAATGGACTTTTGAGCGTACGCGAGCTGATTGCTAAACAGAGCCGCCGCCGAGCAGCGGCCACCGATGGGGAGAGCACCATCCCCTTAGATGACGAGACCTGTCGAACCATCAAACGCCAGGGCTACAGCCTGGATGACGTCCTCCCCGAAGGACAAAGCCTGATGGTACGAAAAACAGCCAACCTCCATACCGGGGGCACGATTCACGATGTCACCAACCAGATTCACCCTTCACTGATTCAGGCCGCGGAAACCGCAGCACAGGCCCTGCAGATACCGGTGGTGGGGTTTGATTTTCTGGTCCCAGATCTCACCGGGCCCGATTACGTGTTCATTGAGGCCAACGAGCGACCGGGCCTGGCAAACCATGAGCCCCAGCCCACGGCAGAGCGCTTTATCGATCTGCTCTTCCCCCAAACCAGATCCTTTGCTGAGGCCAAGGCATGA
- a CDS encoding DUF1992 domain-containing protein yields MLSFIQQIAERKIKQAMEEGSLPDLSHWKDKPLPQEDLSNVPADLRMAYRLLKNSGFVPEEVVLQKEIIRTEQLLANCTDEKEKVRQLRKISCLRTKLEGRMGRSLELGEEGPYYEKVVNRLATPKKKS; encoded by the coding sequence ATGCTCTCTTTTATCCAACAGATTGCCGAACGCAAAATCAAGCAGGCCATGGAGGAGGGATCCCTTCCGGATCTCAGTCACTGGAAGGACAAACCGCTGCCCCAAGAAGACCTGAGCAATGTCCCGGCTGACCTGCGCATGGCTTATCGACTTCTAAAAAATAGTGGTTTTGTCCCCGAAGAGGTGGTGCTGCAAAAAGAGATTATTCGTACCGAACAACTGCTGGCAAACTGCACGGACGAAAAAGAGAAGGTGCGGCAACTACGAAAAATAAGTTGTCTGCGGACCAAGCTCGAAGGCCGCATGGGACGCAGCCTTGAGCTTGGTGAAGAAGGGCCGTACTATGAGAAGGTGGTGAACCGACTGGCCACCCCCAAAAAAAAATCCTGA
- a CDS encoding RsmE family RNA methyltransferase, with product MRRFYISPDSIENNLITITGQEARHMAMVLRLKPDQQAEFFDGLGGVHTATLVRVEKQQVVAEILASREERDTSPAPLTLAQCLLKGKKMDLVVQKATELGVHTFLPLVSRYCENRGERNPIERWQRIMIEACKQSHRVTPMRILPVTPLDAADYLPYTHRLVAWEAEQHRSLPTDFLEQPGPICLLLGPEGGIHQEEIAFLQAQHFSSFSLGPRILRGETAALASVSIVQYLCGALDPECSRL from the coding sequence ATGCGACGCTTTTATATTTCCCCTGATTCCATTGAGAACAACCTGATTACCATCACCGGCCAGGAAGCCAGGCATATGGCGATGGTGCTGAGACTGAAACCTGACCAGCAGGCCGAGTTTTTTGACGGCCTGGGGGGCGTGCATACAGCGACCCTGGTGAGGGTGGAAAAGCAGCAGGTGGTGGCCGAGATTCTCGCCAGCCGAGAAGAGCGTGATACGTCTCCTGCACCGCTGACTCTGGCCCAGTGTCTTTTGAAAGGTAAAAAAATGGACCTGGTTGTCCAAAAGGCAACCGAGCTTGGAGTGCACACTTTTCTTCCCCTGGTTTCTCGTTACTGTGAAAATCGGGGAGAACGAAATCCGATTGAGCGCTGGCAGCGGATCATGATCGAGGCCTGCAAACAATCCCACCGAGTCACCCCCATGCGCATTTTACCAGTCACGCCCCTTGATGCTGCCGACTACCTTCCCTATACCCATCGACTGGTTGCCTGGGAGGCGGAGCAACATCGCTCTCTGCCGACCGACTTTTTAGAACAGCCGGGTCCAATCTGTCTGCTGCTGGGACCTGAGGGGGGCATTCACCAGGAGGAGATTGCCTTTCTCCAAGCGCAGCACTTTTCTTCATTTTCTTTAGGGCCACGCATTCTCCGTGGCGAGACCGCTGCCCTGGCCTCTGTGTCGATTGTCCAATATCTCTGTGGTGCTCTTGATCCTGAATGCTCACGCCTTTAG
- the dtd gene encoding D-aminoacyl-tRNA deacylase: MINMRAVVQRVSTAKVEVDGVITGTIGQGLLVLLGVHQGDTEKDMVWMVDKIQHLRIFEDDQERMNLSLDDIGGELLVVSQFTLCGDCRKGRRPSWNDAAPPEVAKDLYDRFIELCRQRNIHTESGVFQAMMDVSLTNDGPVTILLDSHKQF, translated from the coding sequence ATGATAAATATGCGAGCTGTTGTTCAACGTGTCTCAACGGCCAAGGTTGAGGTGGACGGTGTCATCACCGGTACCATCGGCCAAGGCCTGCTTGTCCTCTTGGGAGTACATCAAGGCGATACGGAAAAAGATATGGTGTGGATGGTCGACAAAATCCAACACCTCCGTATCTTTGAAGATGACCAGGAACGGATGAATCTCTCCTTAGATGATATCGGAGGAGAGCTTCTGGTGGTCAGCCAGTTCACCCTCTGCGGTGACTGCCGCAAAGGGCGTCGACCGTCCTGGAATGATGCTGCCCCCCCAGAGGTTGCCAAAGATCTGTACGACCGGTTTATTGAGTTGTGCCGTCAACGGAATATTCACACAGAGTCCGGTGTGTTTCAGGCCATGATGGACGTCTCCTTGACAAACGATGGCCCGGTCACCATCCTTTTAGATTCCCATAAACAATTCTGA
- the nadB gene encoding L-aspartate oxidase has translation MTDYSDVLIIGSGVSGLSFALKVAQFSKVTLITKKKKADTATNLAQGGVAAVLSVEDSVEAHIADTLCSGDGICNKDIVRIVTTEGPDRVRELMDLGVRFQLGENGEGFDLGMEGGHSARRVAHATDITGKEIERALIKQIEANPNVTVLEDHLAIDLLIESKAKGEERHNGDRCLGAYVLNRLTGEVETHCAGVTVLCTGGCGKVYLYTTNPDIATGDGVAMAYRAGAKVANMEFIQFHPTCFFNREAKNFLISEAVRGEGAILINQDGEAFMKKYDPRGDLATRDAVARGIDAEMKRTGTDCVYLDITHKPATFLRERFPNIYATCKKYGVDLTEKPIPVVPAAHYMSGGVLVDEYGNSSINNLMVLGETACTGLHGANRLASNSLLEAVVFAHRAAKQIKERINEIRDLERIEITPWRTGGAEILDESILIKHNWDQLRQLMWDYVGIVRRQKRLDLIQTRLSWMVKEIKEHFYDYLLTPDLVELRNLAVVADLIVQSASLRKESRGLHYIEDYPQKEDQEWLKDTVLQKQ, from the coding sequence ATGACGGATTATAGCGATGTACTCATTATTGGTAGTGGTGTATCGGGGCTGTCGTTTGCTCTGAAGGTTGCGCAGTTTTCCAAGGTGACCCTGATCACTAAAAAGAAAAAAGCCGATACGGCAACCAACCTGGCCCAGGGTGGTGTTGCGGCGGTGCTCTCAGTAGAAGACTCGGTGGAGGCGCATATTGCCGACACGCTCTGCTCTGGAGATGGAATTTGCAATAAGGACATTGTCCGCATTGTGACCACAGAAGGGCCCGACCGGGTCCGAGAGTTGATGGATCTTGGCGTTCGTTTTCAGTTGGGTGAAAATGGTGAAGGATTTGATCTGGGAATGGAAGGTGGACACTCTGCGCGCAGGGTCGCCCATGCAACCGACATCACCGGCAAAGAAATTGAGCGTGCGCTCATCAAACAGATTGAAGCCAACCCCAATGTCACCGTCCTTGAGGATCATCTGGCCATTGACCTCTTAATCGAATCAAAGGCGAAGGGCGAGGAGCGACACAACGGAGATCGTTGTCTGGGCGCCTATGTCCTCAATCGCCTCACCGGCGAAGTTGAAACCCACTGTGCAGGTGTCACCGTACTCTGTACGGGAGGATGCGGCAAGGTCTATCTCTATACGACCAACCCGGATATTGCTACCGGCGATGGCGTGGCCATGGCCTACCGTGCTGGTGCCAAGGTGGCCAACATGGAATTTATCCAGTTCCATCCCACCTGCTTTTTTAACCGTGAGGCAAAAAACTTTCTTATCTCAGAAGCGGTTCGCGGGGAAGGGGCCATTCTCATAAATCAGGATGGTGAAGCCTTCATGAAAAAATACGATCCCCGCGGTGACCTGGCTACCCGGGATGCGGTAGCTCGAGGTATTGATGCTGAGATGAAAAGGACAGGTACCGATTGTGTCTACCTGGACATCACCCATAAGCCTGCCACCTTTCTTCGAGAACGTTTCCCCAATATCTATGCGACCTGTAAAAAGTATGGAGTGGATCTGACCGAGAAGCCTATTCCTGTTGTCCCCGCCGCCCACTATATGAGCGGTGGTGTCCTGGTCGATGAATACGGCAACAGCTCCATCAACAACCTGATGGTGCTGGGCGAAACGGCCTGCACCGGCCTCCATGGTGCCAATCGACTTGCCTCAAACTCACTGCTTGAGGCGGTAGTTTTTGCCCATAGAGCCGCCAAACAGATCAAAGAACGTATTAATGAAATTCGCGATCTGGAACGTATCGAAATTACCCCCTGGCGTACCGGTGGTGCGGAAATTCTTGATGAATCCATCTTGATCAAACACAACTGGGATCAGCTGCGGCAACTGATGTGGGACTATGTTGGCATTGTCCGTCGCCAAAAGCGTCTGGACCTGATCCAGACACGACTCAGCTGGATGGTCAAAGAAATCAAGGAGCATTTCTATGACTACCTCCTTACGCCGGATCTGGTCGAGCTGCGCAACCTGGCGGTTGTTGCCGATCTGATCGTTCAAAGTGCCAGCCTTCGCAAGGAGTCTCGCGGTCTGCATTACATTGAGGACTACCCCCAGAAAGAGGATCAGGAATGGCTCAAGGATACGGTCCTGCAAAAGCAGTAA
- a CDS encoding N-acetylglutaminylglutamine amidotransferase: MCGICGEIQFSDTPPSLTPLEQMMDRMVPRGPDASGVYRHAQVAFAHRRLKIIDLSEKARQPMSDPELGLAVVFNGCIYNYPEIRQELQGLGYHFFSHGDTEVILKAWHAWGPACVERFNGMFAFAIHERESNRVIIARDRLGIKPLYYANLGSKGVRFASSLPALLAAGDVDTRIDPVALHHYLHWHAVVPPPHTILSGIRKLPPATLRIYEPDGRCSDHNYWQMRVEQTDQDRTLTAEQWQEGLLEHLRAAVRRRMIADVPVGVLLSGGVDSSLLVGLLTEEGQRGLNTFSVGFEEAGGEKGDEFEYSDIIAQRFATNHHRIFVRSDRLLETLPQTFAAMSEPMVSYDNVGFFLLSQEVAKHVKVVQSGQGADEVFGGYHWYPPLVNSENPVDDYCRVFFDRDQEEFARTVHPDYLHSDYSRSFVQQAFAQPGASKAVDKAFRLDTTIMLADDPVKRVDNMTMAWSLEARVPFLDHELVDYAGHIPAALKLKDGGKWILKEAARRVIPSTVIDRPKGYFPVPALKYIQGPYLEFVRTYLTNEKARQRGLFRQEYIDMLLKEPDQHITPLRGSKLWQVALLEMWLQTHEI; encoded by the coding sequence ATGTGTGGTATTTGCGGCGAAATCCAATTCTCCGATACACCTCCATCCCTTACACCTTTAGAACAGATGATGGACCGCATGGTCCCCAGAGGACCAGATGCGTCCGGAGTCTACCGCCACGCTCAGGTCGCTTTTGCTCACCGGCGCCTGAAAATTATTGATCTCAGTGAAAAAGCCCGTCAGCCGATGAGCGATCCCGAGCTTGGCCTGGCCGTGGTCTTTAATGGCTGTATATATAATTACCCAGAGATACGCCAGGAGCTGCAAGGACTTGGCTATCATTTTTTTTCACACGGCGATACCGAGGTCATTCTCAAGGCATGGCATGCCTGGGGCCCTGCCTGTGTTGAACGGTTTAACGGCATGTTTGCCTTTGCCATCCATGAACGTGAGAGTAACCGAGTCATCATCGCTCGCGACCGACTTGGAATCAAACCGCTCTACTACGCAAACCTGGGAAGCAAAGGCGTTCGTTTCGCCTCCAGCCTGCCCGCCTTGCTGGCAGCCGGTGATGTGGACACCCGCATCGACCCGGTTGCCCTCCATCACTATCTTCACTGGCATGCGGTGGTTCCTCCGCCCCACACCATACTCTCAGGTATTCGAAAACTGCCACCGGCAACACTTCGCATCTATGAGCCAGATGGTAGATGCAGCGATCACAATTACTGGCAGATGCGGGTCGAACAGACAGACCAGGATCGGACACTGACTGCGGAACAATGGCAAGAGGGGCTACTTGAACACCTTCGCGCTGCCGTACGTAGAAGAATGATCGCCGACGTCCCCGTGGGCGTGCTCCTCTCCGGCGGCGTCGACTCCAGCCTCCTGGTTGGTCTTCTGACAGAAGAGGGCCAACGGGGCCTGAACACCTTTTCCGTGGGGTTTGAAGAGGCTGGAGGTGAAAAGGGTGATGAATTTGAATATTCAGACATCATAGCCCAGCGCTTTGCCACCAACCATCACCGTATCTTCGTCCGCTCTGATCGCCTTCTGGAAACCCTTCCGCAAACCTTTGCAGCCATGTCCGAACCCATGGTCAGCTACGACAACGTTGGTTTTTTCCTCCTTTCCCAGGAGGTGGCCAAACATGTCAAGGTCGTCCAGAGCGGGCAGGGTGCAGATGAAGTCTTTGGCGGCTATCACTGGTATCCGCCGTTGGTGAACAGTGAAAACCCGGTCGATGACTACTGTCGGGTCTTTTTTGATCGCGACCAGGAGGAGTTCGCCCGAACCGTGCATCCGGATTATCTCCACTCCGATTACAGTCGGTCATTTGTCCAACAGGCCTTTGCCCAACCAGGAGCGTCCAAAGCCGTGGACAAGGCCTTCCGCCTGGACACGACCATCATGCTTGCCGACGATCCGGTGAAACGGGTGGACAACATGACCATGGCCTGGAGCCTGGAGGCCAGGGTTCCATTCCTGGATCATGAGCTGGTCGATTATGCAGGTCATATTCCCGCAGCGCTCAAACTCAAAGATGGCGGCAAATGGATCTTAAAAGAAGCTGCGCGCCGGGTAATTCCCAGCACGGTTATCGACCGCCCCAAAGGCTATTTTCCAGTTCCAGCGCTCAAATACATCCAAGGACCGTATCTGGAGTTTGTCCGCACCTATCTCACCAACGAAAAAGCCCGGCAGCGTGGACTTTTTCGGCAGGAGTATATCGACATGCTCCTCAAGGAACCCGATCAGCATATCACCCCCTTGCGTGGCTCCAAACTTTGGCAGGTAGCTCTCTTGGAGATGTGGCTGCAGACCCATGAAATATAG